From Acidobacteriota bacterium, one genomic window encodes:
- a CDS encoding adenylate/guanylate cyclase domain-containing protein, with protein MQLSTFIDDREQRFPLLDRELLMGRGTENDVVLSDFSVSRRHAVIRPRQGQWWVHDLASTNGLVLNGKTVSEAPLSVGDVLTVGCFELRVVAEDGREDAAPSVRASQETLPDEIVMERRADGDTVRGRLTPDGDRKDHRGSETDGSIQAFGGQNLGELSGVSGATIVRPLADFTAQYGLAGSEPQPASAPQDPDRAHRIVGFLTRLASSLLKAGSVDEVLTHAMSLIFDALAVDRGFILLQDDDGKISCQLARSGDHTELRPEREVPVSRTILDTVIREQVALLTFDAMSDQRWTTGESIRLHQIRSAMSVPLWSGERIIGVLQVDSPVRVGTFDQSDLDFLTAVANYAAVAVERLRYAQRVETERRWRGRLERYHSPAVIEEVMRRSEIPADEEAATHLRTAEVTVLFADLVGFTALAERLSPEELAQLLEGFFTEAAEAVFSAGGTLDKFIGDCVMAFFGAPMEQPDHALRGVRAAQQILNAVDRWNQRRGEQGQSPLVVRVALNSGPVVVGDIGSNRRVDYTVLGNTVNVASRLEEQASGGGEIIIGPETHRLLAGQIPTESLGEMRLRGLSDPVEPYRVQR; from the coding sequence ATGCAACTGAGCACTTTCATCGACGACCGTGAGCAGCGGTTCCCGCTCCTCGATCGGGAGCTGTTGATGGGCCGCGGCACCGAGAACGACGTCGTCCTCTCGGACTTTTCCGTCTCCCGGCGCCACGCCGTGATTCGTCCTCGGCAGGGGCAGTGGTGGGTGCACGACCTGGCCAGCACCAACGGTCTGGTGCTCAACGGCAAGACGGTGTCAGAGGCTCCCTTGAGCGTCGGGGACGTGTTGACGGTGGGGTGTTTCGAGCTGCGGGTAGTGGCGGAGGACGGGCGCGAGGACGCTGCCCCGTCGGTGCGGGCTTCGCAGGAGACCTTGCCGGACGAGATCGTCATGGAGCGACGCGCCGACGGCGACACGGTCCGCGGCAGGCTCACCCCGGACGGCGATCGTAAGGATCACCGGGGGAGCGAGACCGATGGCTCCATCCAGGCTTTCGGGGGCCAGAATCTGGGAGAGCTGTCGGGAGTCAGCGGCGCCACCATCGTGCGGCCGCTGGCGGATTTCACCGCCCAATACGGGCTGGCCGGCAGCGAGCCCCAGCCGGCGTCGGCACCTCAGGATCCGGACCGGGCTCACCGCATCGTCGGCTTCCTCACCCGGCTGGCGAGCTCGTTGCTCAAGGCGGGCAGTGTCGACGAGGTGCTGACCCACGCAATGAGCCTGATCTTCGACGCCCTGGCGGTGGATCGCGGCTTCATCCTGCTGCAGGACGACGATGGCAAGATCAGCTGTCAGCTGGCACGGTCCGGGGACCATACGGAGCTGCGTCCCGAACGCGAAGTGCCGGTCTCTCGCACCATCCTAGACACCGTGATCCGGGAACAGGTGGCGTTGCTCACCTTCGACGCCATGTCGGACCAGCGCTGGACCACCGGCGAATCCATCCGCCTGCATCAGATCCGCTCCGCCATGAGCGTGCCGCTGTGGTCCGGAGAGCGGATCATCGGCGTGCTGCAGGTGGATTCTCCGGTGCGGGTCGGCACCTTCGATCAAAGCGACCTGGACTTCCTCACCGCCGTCGCCAATTACGCCGCGGTGGCGGTGGAGCGTCTACGCTACGCCCAGCGGGTAGAGACGGAGCGGCGCTGGCGCGGCCGCCTGGAGCGCTACCACTCGCCGGCGGTGATCGAGGAGGTGATGCGCCGCAGTGAGATCCCCGCCGATGAGGAGGCCGCCACTCATCTGCGCACCGCCGAGGTGACGGTGCTATTCGCCGATTTGGTGGGCTTCACGGCGCTGGCGGAACGCCTGTCACCGGAGGAGCTGGCGCAGCTGCTGGAAGGCTTCTTCACCGAGGCCGCAGAGGCGGTCTTCTCCGCCGGCGGCACTCTGGACAAATTCATTGGCGATTGCGTCATGGCCTTCTTCGGTGCCCCCATGGAGCAGCCGGACCATGCCCTCCGGGGAGTCCGGGCAGCGCAGCAGATCCTCAATGCAGTGGACCGCTGGAATCAGCGCCGGGGCGAGCAAGGTCAGTCGCCCCTGGTGGTGCGGGTGGCCCTCAATAGCGGACCGGTGGTGGTGGGGGATATCGGCAGCAACCGTCGTGTCGACTACACGGTGCTGGGAAACACGGTGAACGTCGCATCCCGCCTCGAGGAGCAGGCGTCGGGCGGCGGCGAGATCATCATCGGCCCCGAAACCCACCGTCTCCTCGCCGGCCAGATCCCCACCGAGTCTCTCGGTGAGATGCGCCTGCGGGGGCTCAGCGATCCGGTGGAGCCTTATCGGGTGCAGCGGTAG